A part of Arachis hypogaea cultivar Tifrunner chromosome 12, arahy.Tifrunner.gnm2.J5K5, whole genome shotgun sequence genomic DNA contains:
- the LOC112730594 gene encoding uncharacterized protein, with protein MERRLLNRNQAREDDKIETIKKQFKIFLESNPPVISYYGEKRKNSQGLLHNFMLPCLKWETQCHLCCMKVPSPNAIEDRRSLALRKPRKRQFDVSVSTDITRGLEKRIQFDLKTETDRMKDAILRKEAVAMAMENDDIDVVVERILR; from the exons ATGGAGCGGCGTCTTCTTAATAGGAACCAA GCAAGAGAGGATGACAAGATTGAAACAATAAAGAAGCAATTTAAGATTTTCTTGGAGTCTAATCCACCCGTGATTTCTTATTATGGCGAGAAAAGGAAAAATTCGCAAG GCCTTCTTCACAATTTTATGTTGCCATGCTTGAAGTGGGAAACTCAGTGCCACCTATGCTGCATGAAGGTGCCTTCCCCTAATGCTATCGAAGATCGTCGATCTCTGGCACTGCGCAAGCCGAGGAAGAGGCAGTTCGATGTGTCGGTCAGCACCGACATTACTAGGGGTTTGGAGAAGAGGATACAGTTTGATTTGAAGACCGAGACTGACAGGATGAAAGATGCGATTTTGAGGAAGGAGGCGGTGGCGATGGCTATGGAGAACGACGATATTGACGTAGTGGTGGAGCGAATTTTGCGATAA
- the LOC140176880 gene encoding uncharacterized protein, whose amino-acid sequence MSAESSSSRNMVEYCPDGYIEFDSRSVQHEGELQVICSSWNPAALLRMGMAHLFLFGHRRGGIQTLAKAAELGDVEACYISLMLLLSLGDKDEDEIRLGFEFFGVVREFGVVKRCREVFTQVFAGPWLEIPPADPEELMSCRFGSCRTRETMDDASDLSSVSCVQCLAEYEVRKFLGTVYV is encoded by the exons ATGTCCGCTGAATCTTCTTCCTCACGAAATATGGTCGAGTATTGCCCCGATGGTTACATCGAATTCGATTCAAGATCTGTTCAACATGAAGGCGAGTTGCAGGTTATTTGCAGCT CGTGGAATCCGGCCGCTCTGCTCCGGATGGGGATGGCTCATTTATTCTTGTTTGGCCACCGCAGAGGTGGTATACAGACCCTGGCCAAGGCAGCAGAGTTGGGCGATGTGGAGGCCTGCTACATCTCTTTGATGCTGCTACTGTCGCTTGGTGACAAGGACGAGGATGAGATCCGCCTTGGATTCGAATTTTTTGGTGTGGTCCGTGAGTTCGGTGTTGTCAAAAGGTGCAGAGAGGTCTTCACGCAGGTGTTTGCGGGCCCGTGGTTGGAGATACCCCCGGCAGACCCAGAGGAGCTCATGTCATGCCGTTTCGGTAGTTGCCGTACCCGCGAAACCATGGATGATGCGAGCGATTTGTCCAGTGTGTCGTGTGTGCAATGCCTGGCCGAATACGAGGTGCGGAAGTTCTTGGGGACTGTTTATGTTTAA